TCGGCGACGCGGCGACCGTCGCGGTCGAACCGGTCGCGGCGAGCGAGTGACCAGGAGACAACGTTTTTTCCCTCGCCGTCCACCGACCCGAGTATGGAGGCTCGAGCGCGAGCGCGGACGGAGGGAGATCGATGACGACAACCGACGACGCCTCGCGGTGGACGGAACTCCTCGAGGACGCGGCGGCCATCGCCGAGGAGTTCCGAGACAACGGCTGGGACGCCGTCGTGTTGGAACCCGAGGCCGTCGCCCCGATCGACTGCGAGGAACGGACCGGCTTCGACGTCGGCGTCTCCGACGAGGAGTACGACCTCGTCGAGTCCCTGATCGACGGGGGGGACGTGACCGTCACCGCGGCCGACGTCTACTACCGCCCGCCCGAGTCGGACGACGAGGGGCGGATCGCGCTCGTCATCGAGCGCGACGAGAATACCGAAACCGCCGTTTTCGTCCCGCTGCGATACGATTTCGAGGACGAGACGACCCGATCGGTGTTCGAAACGGCGCTCGCGGCGGAGGAAGTGTTCGTTCACGTGACGCCGACCGAAGCGGCCGGGGCGACGACCGACGACGAACCCGCGAACTGGGTCAGTTTCTCCCACGACGACCCGTCGCTGTTTCTCGAGGAAGCCGACGTGCGAAACTGGTAGGGGGGACGGGATCGTCGCGGTCGTCAGGACCGACGGGAGCTCGCCGCCGTTTCAGCACCCGCCGTACTCGAACTCGAGTTCGCCGTTCAGCGCCATCGAGTGATCGTCGTAGTAGGCGTAGAGGTTTTTCGGAGCGGTGTACCGTCCGCCGTAGTGCCCGACGGGGCCGGTCGTGTCGATGATGTTGTCGTCGAGGTCCTCCGTGAACGGAATGTCCTTGCGCTCGAAAACGAGGTCGTCGTCGAGCCAGTAGCGAACGACCCCGTCGTGGTTCGCCTCGCCGTTGGTGATCGTGTTCACGCGCACGTAGTACTCGAATTCGTACCACACGCCGGGTTCGATTTCCGGCGATCCGAGCGCGTACTTCTCGCCGTCGACGAGATAATCGTGGTCACCGATACCCTCGTCACCGTCGCCCATGTGGTAGGTGTTCGAGAGGAGGTGGAACGGTCCCTCCGGATCGGTGTCTTTGGTGGACACGTACATGCGATTGCTCCAGCCGTTGGTGCCGTCGGGCCGACCGCCGCCGGCGCTGCCTTCGCCCCTCGCGATCGCGCAGTTCCAG
This portion of the Haloterrigena gelatinilytica genome encodes:
- a CDS encoding DUF7529 family protein — its product is MTTTDDASRWTELLEDAAAIAEEFRDNGWDAVVLEPEAVAPIDCEERTGFDVGVSDEEYDLVESLIDGGDVTVTAADVYYRPPESDDEGRIALVIERDENTETAVFVPLRYDFEDETTRSVFETALAAEEVFVHVTPTEAAGATTDDEPANWVSFSHDDPSLFLEEADVRNW